One genomic region from Conexibacter woesei DSM 14684 encodes:
- a CDS encoding class I SAM-dependent methyltransferase gives MAIIDQAPLDAGKLEQFVFRAVDEVGATLNAALVVMGDRLGLYRALAGAGALTAGELARRTGTSERYVREWLNAQAAGGYVEYHPEGRYSLAPEQAVALTDPDSPAFLPGFFEIALGSVLDSPRITDAVRSGDGVGWHEHNEHVHDGCERFFRPGYNANLVDAWLPALDGVVDRLQRGARVADVGCGHGASTILMAGAFPNSTFVGSDCHAGSIETARRRADEAGVADRVRFEAAPAAAYTGDGYDLVTMFDCLHDMGDPVGAGRHVRSTLAADGTWMIVEPAAGDRLEDNLNPIGRAYYGFSTLLCTPASLSQDVGLALGAQAGPARIAEVVTEAGFARFRRTAETPFNHVYEARP, from the coding sequence ATGGCGATCATCGACCAGGCGCCGCTCGACGCCGGCAAGCTCGAGCAGTTCGTGTTCCGTGCCGTGGACGAGGTCGGCGCCACGCTCAACGCGGCGCTGGTCGTGATGGGCGACCGGCTCGGCCTCTACCGTGCGCTGGCGGGCGCGGGGGCGCTCACCGCGGGCGAGCTCGCGCGGCGGACCGGCACGAGCGAGCGGTATGTGCGGGAGTGGCTCAACGCGCAGGCCGCGGGCGGCTATGTCGAGTATCACCCGGAAGGTCGGTACAGCCTGGCGCCCGAGCAGGCGGTGGCGCTGACGGATCCCGACAGCCCGGCCTTCCTGCCGGGGTTCTTCGAGATCGCGCTCGGCTCGGTGCTCGACTCGCCGCGGATCACCGACGCCGTCCGCAGCGGTGACGGCGTCGGCTGGCACGAGCACAACGAGCACGTCCACGACGGCTGCGAACGGTTCTTCCGGCCTGGCTACAACGCCAACCTCGTCGACGCTTGGCTGCCCGCCCTCGACGGCGTCGTCGACCGGCTGCAGCGCGGCGCGCGCGTCGCCGACGTCGGCTGCGGTCACGGCGCCTCGACGATCCTCATGGCAGGCGCGTTCCCGAACTCGACGTTCGTGGGCTCCGACTGTCACGCCGGGTCGATCGAGACCGCCCGCCGCCGCGCCGACGAGGCCGGCGTCGCGGATCGTGTGCGCTTCGAGGCGGCGCCCGCCGCCGCGTACACCGGCGACGGCTACGACCTGGTGACGATGTTCGACTGCCTGCACGACATGGGCGACCCGGTCGGCGCCGGGCGGCATGTGCGGAGCACGCTCGCGGCGGACGGCACGTGGATGATCGTCGAGCCCGCCGCCGGCGACCGCCTCGAGGACAACCTCAACCCGATCGGCCGCGCCTACTACGGGTTCTCGACGCTGCTGTGCACCCCCGCGTCGCTCTCGCAGGACGTCGGCCTGGCGCTCGGCGCCCAGGCCGGCCCCGCCCGGATCGCCGAGGTCGTCACCGAGGCTGGCTTCGCCCGCTTCCGCCGCACCGCCGAGACCCCGTTCAACCACGTCTACGAGGCACGCCCGTGA